ACGCCGAGGGATCATCTCCACCTTCGAAAAATTCACCCCCGAGAAGAAGATTTCCTACACGAACTTCGAGATCAAGATGATCTGCGCGGAATTGCTGTAGTTGCTGAACTAATTCATCTGGATTTTGTATCCCTGTCTCATCAAGCTCTCTGTGAAGTTTCAAAATTTCATCATTGAAACTTGCCCACCTGGGTATTACTCTTTGAAAGCTTTCCCATTCTCTGATTTCTTCTGCAGTTCTTGGAAGAGACTCATATATCGCCATCTCATCCCTGTATCGCAACCTTGATTCGGAAAACCTTCTATACTGATTTTCTCTGAACTCCTGTGAATGCTGTAATGTAAGAAGTGTGCGTAATGACCTGACCATCCCTTCTATCTCTACCTGAGATTTAAGGACACTTTCGATAGCAGGCAATTGACTTCCACCAATCTCCTCAACACTGTCTTCAAGAGAATTGACACTCCATAAACCTATTCCTCCTACCACAAGAGTGATAACAGCAACAACTACAAAACCTCCGATGAGCTTCATTTTAAGACTCATTGATTTATAATTCATATTGAACTCCTTTTACTTTCTGATATCAGCATTCTGTCGTCTTTGCAATTGAAATTATCTCATTTTTTGACAGTACCTTATCCACATCCAGAAGCATCACCACTTTCTGGGCGGTTTTTCCCATTCCCATAATAAAATCCGTATTTACCGATGCACCAAAAGAGGGGGAAGGCTCAATCTGATCAGCTCCAATATCAAGAACCTCACAAACTTCATCCACAATTACACCCATCACCACAGTTCTGTCTTCACTCTCCTCAACCTGCACAACTATAATGCAGCTCTTCTCAGTATCATCCTTTTTCTCCAATCCGAATTTAACCCTCAGGTCAACAACCGGAATCACTTTCCCCCGAAGATTTATCACTCCTCTGATAAAATCAGGGGTACGGGGTACATTG
The sequence above is drawn from the Chitinispirillum alkaliphilum genome and encodes:
- a CDS encoding Positive regulator of CheA protein activity (CheW), with the translated sequence MAQADGNRVDMTSISGKYLTFSLADEGYGIEILKVQEIIGIMNVTNVPRTPDFIRGVINLRGKVIPVVDLRVKFGLEKKDDTEKSCIIVVQVEESEDRTVVMGVIVDEVCEVLDIGADQIEPSPSFGASVNTDFIMGMGKTAQKVVMLLDVDKVLSKNEIISIAKTTEC